In the genome of Pseudomonas sp. B33.4, the window TTCCATGAACGGGCAGAGCAGGCGCACGCGGTTGTCCGGACGGATCTCGAGAAACGCCGGGACCTGCGTGCCGCGTTCAACCGTCGCAGAAGCGGCAGCTTGCACGCGCGTCGCACCCAGCGGCAGACCGAAGCCGAGGACCAGTGCACCGACGGCGGTACCGGTGAGAAAACGTCTGCGCGATACATTGATCGGCTCGTGCAGATCCAGTACCGAGGCTTGCTGTGAAGGGTCGATTCGAACGTTCATCACGCGTCTCCCTTGCCGGCAAGCTCATGCACGGCGGCATGAATGGCGTTGTAAGTGCCGCAGCGGCACAGATTGACCATTGCCGCCTCGATCTGCGCAGCACTCGGCTTGGGGTTTTGTTTGAGCAGCGCGGTGGCGGCCATCACCTGCCCGGACTGGCAATAGCCGCACTGAGCGACCTGCAGATCGACCCAGGTCGAGACCACTCGTTTGCCCACGTCATCGGTTTCGATGGCCTCAATCGTGGTGACCTCCCGGCCGACCACACCGGCCACCGGCGTGACGCACGAGCGCACTACATTGCCGTCCACCAGCACGGAGCAGGCGCCGCATTGCGCCAGTCCGCAGCCGTACTTGGTCCCGGT includes:
- a CDS encoding (2Fe-2S)-binding protein, translating into MELRINQKTYQVDADADTPLLWVIRDDLGMTGTKYGCGLAQCGACSVLVDGNVVRSCVTPVAGVVGREVTTIEAIETDDVGKRVVSTWVDLQVAQCGYCQSGQVMAATALLKQNPKPSAAQIEAAMVNLCRCGTYNAIHAAVHELAGKGDA